Genomic segment of Triticum aestivum cultivar Chinese Spring chromosome 6A, IWGSC CS RefSeq v2.1, whole genome shotgun sequence:
cgtggcttccttgaagcttacTTGACGTGGACTCTAAGTCTCcagggttgctttccttccaaaaataagttccgtgaagttttaggtcaattggactccgtttgattttccttttctgcgatactctaaaacaaggaaaaaatagaaactggcactgggctctaggttaataggttagtcccaaaaatcatatagaatagcatataaatgcatataaaacttccaaggttgataatataatagcatggaacaataaaaaattatagatacgttggagacgtatcaaaccacAATCTTATTATTAGTCCTTTAATTACCTACTTATGGTAGAAGTAGTGGAAGAATTGTTGTGTGGCTTGGTCTGGTCCAGATGGTACTCCCTCCGGTTCTTTTTACTCTGCGTATTAGATTTTTGtcaagtcaaacttcacaaagtttgaccaaacttATATTAAAAAATGTGAACATCTACAAgacaaaatatatatatactaTAAAACTACATTTCacaatgaatctaacaatattgattttgcattgtgaatattGATACTtctttctataagtttggtcaaagtagagatactttgactttgacaaaacttatatgcagactaaaaaggaccagaggaAGTATTGTCGAACTTTGTAATTCTGGGTGTAGCTATGCAACGTGAGTAATACAagttactagtagaatgcccgtgcgttgctacgggcttttgaaatatttttcttgAGTTATGTGAACATCATTGAACTTACTCATCGAAATACCAGTTGGAAATAAATGTTGCCATAAACATTTATCGTAATTCCAGCCGGTTTGCTTTATTTTGAGTGCGTCGTTGTTGTGGGATATCATCACTTGCACATCTTTTTGTTGTATAAAACATGGTGAATTTCTGTCCCCATCCAATGATGTCGCCCCAAAAACCCTCTGAATGGGTTTCTTTTTGAACCCCGACATAATCCATCTCCATCTCTCTCATATtctacaaaattatatatatatatatatatatatatagaaatataccTTTTGAGTATTATATCATGTGCAACATACATACAAAGAAGAAGAACTATTTGCATGCACCTCTTTTGGTTGTTTAAAACTCGTTGAACTCTTAGCCCCCTCCATCATCGTTACATCAGGGTCTTTGTCAGTCGACATCTCCGAAGCACAATCAAATCCATCAGTTTTTATGACCTACAAAGGTATTCTAATATAAACAAAGATTAGAATAATTTTTTTATGATGGTGGTATGGAAAATATATATTGATTGGACAAATCCAATAAATGAGCAGTTTCTAGTAGATTGAGTGGCATCCCAATTTTAATAATTTTAGGCTCACCTCTAAATCACATGTTGATGGTTATTCTCACGAATATCTACTATTTAGGGTATGTGGTATATTGCCCATAAAAAACTATGTTACATTTCTTCACGAGCAAAGAACGGATTCCCCTTTATATAATGATAGTCGGTCATCCGTAATTTCTTGGATATTTTTAAGTAATTTATTGAGAAAATAGTTTATATTATTCTGAATATATATAGTGTACATGTATAAATAAAGCTTTATTTTTATGATATTCCCATTATACCCCTCCTATACGACTTGTTGTCCTCTCCCGCACGACCGCACTCTATCCACTCCCTCTCTGCACCACTCACTCTCTTGTTCCCCTCCCTTTCTAGATCCATAGACTTCACCGGCGTCGCTCGCTCTCCTCTCTCCACCCTCGCCCCCACAACCAATAGAATTGGCAACCTCATCTCCCACCCCTCCACCGTTTCATCCCTCCCCTCTTCTCACCAAAATTAGTGAAGGGGGGATCGAGAGACCAGACGGTTGCCTAATCCTCCCACAAACCAGCGAACAACATCACGCCAAGGTCACCAATGCCGTCATGAAATGACAGGCTTCTTCCACCACGACAGACTTGCTCACGCACCAAGATATGAGAGGGGGCCTTCTACTTCTCCCTCGCTCATCACCCCTTTGGCCAAACCATGGATCAACCTTCCTCTACTCTGACCCATGCCATGGACCGAGCTCACTTCCCTCCTCAAGGTCATCTCTTCACCCCTTTCCTCGTGTGGCATGTTGCACCGCTAACCCTCACCTTATCTCCCTCCCTTTCCTCCCATATCGAGACATGCATGTGTTTCTGCTCGGCCGCTTCACCTCACCGCCGCCTTCATCTCCTTATACAATGTCGTATCCGCCGCCTTCTGCCAGTTGTAGAAGAGCGTGTTCGATTCTTGATCCTATAAAATATAAAATGCTGAGGTCAATAAGTATGAATTTCTCTTCTCCCTAGTACTATATTTTTATACATGCTTATTGCATAACCAACCTGTGTGTCGTAGTGTACTGTGGACTTGCTGAGCTGCTCGACATTGAGCTTGTCAGTTTGGCAGAGCACGTTCTTCGTCTTAACCTCCATCTGCAGCTCGGCATCGCGGATGGCGATAGCCTTGGAGGCCTCAACCTCGGCGACCTTGGCCTGCCAGTCCGAGCCTTCCACTTCATGGCGAGGTCGGTCATTCAGACGGCGTTGTCGGCCTTCCTAGTGTTCTCAAACACCCGCACCTcctccttgaccttggccttctcctTGAGCGCCTCACCCTGCTGCCGCACAGAGAGCACCTTGTTCTTGGCGTCCACCTTGGTGGCGTTCTGGGACGTGAGGCCATCCCGCTCCACAAACATCCACCTTGGCCCTGCTCGCTGCCTCCTGTTGTGTCTTCTCACTGAGGTAGGAGAAGTACTCATGCCCCGGCACGTCCACCAGCTGCTTCATGGTGGCATTGTAGATGAAGAGGCCGAATTGGTCCAGCTCCTTCCGCACGCTGTTGAACACCTCCTGCTTGAACTTTTTGGTGCAGGTGAAGATCTCGTCCATGGTCAGCTGCGCCACCAGCATCCAGGTCTCACCCTCGATCAGCCCTTTAGCCCTTCACCATGTCATGCCCGTGGCTCCTACCGTACGAGTGCAACAGCGCGATCAACTTCATGTGGAGTAGGAGCTTCGCTTCAACGGTGGGCAGGGCTGGACGTATCGCTCGTGGCTCAATCGGTGTTTGACACGCTCGGTCTGTCTTGTTAGAGAAAATGGACGATCTGGTCTACTAAAATCGGCCTGGAAAATTGTCGGTCCGATCTGGTCTGGTCTTCAACCGGTCCGACCAAGAGGACTAAGAAAAAATGTCATTGCCGCCGCCATTCATTCTCAGCATGCCGACCGGCAGCCCCCGGGTAAATTACCATGTCCCCAAGCTTCCCCTCTCCTTATTTTCTCTCCTCCCCATGCACCATAGCCTCTCACCGCCGCTGTCGTGCATGCACCACTGACGATCTCGAGTTCTCAACTTGGCGCTGGCAGTGTTCTAGCTGCGGGTTTCGCTGCCATGGCAGCGACTGTTTTAGCACAGCACACATGCAGGCCATTAACTGGGGAAAACGGTCGATTGAGTGTGAACTTCGGATCGTGCGAGAATCGCTCAGCCGTGATTTCCGCGTGAGATTTAATAGCCTCCGCCTATAATCACGCACCATGATTCTACGCTGTCGTTTTCTTTGTTGAAGCATATGTTTAGGTCCACCTGCCGCCACGTGATTCTCTCTCTCCCATTGCTCTCTCCGTAACAACCTTTCCTTATCGTCTACGTCTTTATCGCGAGTAAAGGATTAGCCAGGTTAGCTCAGGAGTTAGTTGGGTTACTGGCCGCACCTGCCTGTGTATATCTTGTATAAATGTATACCTCTATAACTGAATATGACTGCTTGCAGTCGTGTTGGTGTGTTCACTTTCTGCACTTCTATTCAGTCGAACAGGAAATAGGAAGTACGTGAGAAACATGGCTTGATCCGAAAATCACAGCACCATTTGACAACAAACTGAACGTCATGTTTTGTTTATGGTTAATCCGCTAATTATGGCAAGGCTCGAACACAAAAAAACATGGGCTCACGAAAAAACTGCTACGGAAGGTTCATGGCTAACAGCCACGCACTTGCCGCGGCACATCACCGACCTTATCGCTGGCGCTCCCGCATGTCCACCACCTCGCCACAGCACCCGCACATGTAGCCCACCTCGTTGCTGCCCCAGCACGTTGACGCCGGTGGTGGTTGGCCGGTCCAAATGGTGGCTTGATGAGGGGCCGAACCAACTCGGACCGTGTCGCCTTGGTAGCATCGCCGAGTTCCAGCGTGGTCACCCGGGGACCGATGGTGAAGACGGCGGGCAGGACGAAGGGCAGCTTCTTGGAGCTCTACCAATACCCACGCCTTCTTCACCAGCGTTAAGTCCTCGATGCCCCAGCCGGTGATGGCCAGGTACTACGACGCGTACGCGGCGATGAAGCTCGCCGTTGACTGTTTTGCCGGCTGTACCGTTAGGTTTTCTTTCCTTCTTACCTACATAGGACATAGGAGTGTTGACCGATCGAAGGAAATAAATAGAACATGTTAGTACATATAGCAAAAATGCTCGTGCGATGCAACGAACCTATCAAACTTGTTTTACGTGATCTCGGTTTATGTAATCAATTAATTACGTGATCTCTGTTGTATGTTCTTTCTCTATTCCAAAATTCCACTCACGCGAGTAAGAAGTATTTCACTGTCTTATGCAAGTAGTTCAGTGCATACATATGCTACTCGTTCGTAATTGCAACCTGAACAGAGTAAAAAAATCGGTTCGGTGCATGGATGGATTGATGGGAACACACTGTCTAATGAAAAGGATAAGAATCACATTGGCATGCATAGGTGATTTGAAATTTTAAAAATATAGCATCTACATCTGCGCATCATGAGGAACAATTCCAGAGAAAAAAATTGATCCAGTCAAGTGTATCTTTGGATATTTCATTATCCACTTAGGCCATATTAGTATTACTTCCCACGTGGTGCACATCATCCTGATGCATGGGTGTGCCTCGGCCCTTACATTGCAAATGTTATTATTGCAGGAAGAGCACACATTCATAAGCTAACGGTTTCACAATGCGTTCTTGTTGATAGTAATTGAACCAAATGAAACGATAGACAAGCAGATTGATTAAGGAACTCTAGGTAATACTTCATGCCGTAAGCATTGGCTCAAAAAGTTAATTTGTAAGTAACAAAAAAAGGCCTAGAAGAATAGTTCTACCTAAATAAAGTTTACTGCTGCACATGAGCAGATCCACACGAAGCAGAGGGGAGGTGGAGCAGGCCGGTAATCAGGGAAAGGAGCAGAGTGGGAGAAGATTTACACCGCTGTCTCCACTGGATATGGTGTCTCCGCCGCATCTGTGGAGGCGCCGTGGCTCCGCCTCGGATGGTGCTCGTGACTATGGTGAAGAGGAGGGGCGACGCATGGGCGAAGAGGCAGGCGGTGCTCGTGGCCAAAAAGTGGGTCGTTCGAGCTGtgggagggaggaggggatcgtCAGGAGGCGACGAGatcggtcggcggcggcggcggcgtccaagTAGGGAAGTCGAGGTAGGGCGTTGTGTTTTTTTAGGGGAGTTGCTTGTGAAAATAACATGCGACGACGATGtagcgagcggatccccttaaaaaagacgTAGCGAGCGGATTCCTTTAAGGTaggaatggatacgattgatgacgttgataaatagtggtgaatgttggcctaatttactatcatcatgcatggaaacgaatcatcaagaaaaagaatacttcctattactacgctcataggaagcttcctaatctctgctaccaaacagtttctgcccaaacaaggaagaaaagttatggacgtgattcggAAGGAAACAAACATTATGAagattaatttagatttgatctttagagattgattgtgattgatttttttacataaagacattactaaataatttgcgtcagtatggaaagttctgatctgttcagTTTTTTTTCGTTGtatgagagggtgacgcgaaaataaaccgatgaagtggggggaggggatgaaaaaaattacaaaaaaaccagcgaaggtgggaggaggtaccaaaaaaaccatggtagatgGGACGAAAATAAATCTGGAACGGAGACTATCAACTGAGACATTAGAAATAGACCCCGCAAAAAGTATAATCAAAGTATTGTCTTATGTTTTGAAATGGAGGAAGTATCCACTTTGAATAGCTGGCGGGACAAGCATATCTTATGGGTTTATTTCAATCTATCTAGTGCTATCTTATGACGTGTCCGCCGACTATGAGGTGTTTATGACAATTCGTCAACCTCAAGATCTATTGGCCAAGTCTCTGGCAGCTGCTCACAGGAATATGATGTATATGTGCACGTTCATGAGGGTGAGTGTTTGTACGTGTTGCAAGCGCATCGTAGTGTTTTCTCCAGAAAAAAAAAGAGTTTGTTAATTGAGTTTGGCTGAGCCGGAGCATATAGTTTGGCCGTTGTCTGGCGCATGCATTCCACGTTCGACTATATACGCAGTTTCTTGTTGCCGTGACCAAACTACAAGAGCCACCATGCATGCACGTGCCAGTGGCCACGAATATActcatttttttggcatgccagcCGGCTGGTCGGCATCCCTACTCGATCTGGTAAAGCTCCCATCAGCCATTTCTTGTTGCTTGTTGTACTAAGTTGCAACCCCTGGTTCGCGCGCTATATAAAGAGGTAGACAGCTGATGCACCGTTGCCATTCAACAAGCATCTCAATTGGAGTAGTAAGGTCGTTGCCATGGATCCCGTTTCCAATGCTGTGCACATCCAGATGCCTGCGCCGGCCCAACAATCCTCTCCTCGCCAGGCCCCGCCACCGACGGGCGTCCTTCCGCCGGCGGACAAGACGCTGTCGAGCGCGTCGGACCTCCTGAAGCTCCTGCCGACGGGTACGGTGCTGGCCTTCCAGGCGCTGGCGCCTTCCTTCAGCAACAACCACGGCGTCTGCCACGCGGCCAACCGGTGCCTGGTCCTGGCGCTCATCGGCGGCTGCGCCGCCTCCTGCGTGCTCCTCTCCTTCACGGACAGCCTCGTCGGCCGCGACGGCAGGCTCTACTACGGCGCGGCCACGCTCGGGGGCTTCTACCCTTTCAACTTCACCGGCACGCGCGGCGAGCGGGACGCGGTGTTCAAGGACCTCTCCAGGTTCCGGGTCACGCCCATGGACTTGGTGCACGCCGTCGTCTCCGCGCTCGTGTTCCTCGCCGTCGCGTTCGCCGACGCCGGCATACAGGGCTGCCTCTTCCCGGACGCCCGGACGGACACGAGGGAGCTGCTGGTCAACTTGCCGCTTGCCGCTGGCTTCCTCGCTAGCATGGTGTTCATGATCTTCCCCACTACCAGGAAGAGTATCGGCTACACGGATATGATGCCCCACTCGCAGTGACCACACTCACCAAACGTGGTGGAGCTCGTTCATTCCCCTGGTCTTGTCTTAAGCCAATCCATTTTAAACTTGACCAAACTAATACGAGAGCATCACCTTTAGGTTTCAAAATTGGTATTGTTTATTTTTTTTATCTCATGTAGATTTTTTTTCTACTATTATTTAGCCTTCTTCATTTCAAAGTGCGCGACTTTTAAACATGAGTACATTTTATGAAGATGTAACTTTGACATTACTTTGTACTACCTCAATTCAGGTTTATTAGTCCCTCTTTATTTGGGCtaaatttgaccataaatttaactaataaacTGTGAACTATGTAACAAAAGTTATAATATAGGAAAGCTCTTTCAATACAAATCCAAAAGCACATTTTCTGTATCATCTAATTCATATTGTTTTAtagatggtcaaaatttggcacaaaatacaatgggGCCAAATAAACCCCTCCCTCGTTCAAGCGTATCCCTTGTTGCCAGCGTTAGGGGTTCGATCGTCCACTAGCGTACGTAGATGGGCCAACCCATTAGGAATCGAAGCGAAGCAAGCTAATGGCTGCTGAGACTGATTTGAGGAAGCTTCTGGAAGGTTTCTGACTAGTTTCGGGCACTTTATAGAAGGTTACAGAATCGCTTTTTTCAGAAATATCTTTTCGGGATAtttgagtttttttttcttttgcttttctttTCAAAATTTTGTGGTCCTTTTCAGTTTTTCATTTTCTAATCTATTTTTTCAATTcacaaatttcagaaaatgatcaaAATCTTCAAAAACTGTTTGCAACTATAAAATTTGTCCGCTTTTTTCAAAGTTTGTTaaggttttcaaaaattgttcatgttttttctaaaaatgttcggaattttcaaaaaaaaagtagCAATACCAAAAAATGTAcagaattttaaaaattgttcacctattttttcaaatttgagaacaaTTTTATTTCATGAAGATCTTTTGAATTCACTAATATTTTTCAGTTCTGTGAAGTTTTTGAAGTCTTGAGAAAATTTCcaaatttgagaacattttttcaaaatcatgaacaatttttgaatgaaCCATTGTTTTTGAATCCATGAACCTTTTTTTTTAAATCCACAAACATTATTTAAATGCCTTAATATTTTTGAGTCCACAAACAGTTTTTCagttcatgaacaattttttaaatcagGAACATTTTTCAATCGACGAACAATTTCTAATCCGCAAACATTTGTGGGGTTTAGGCAACTCATCCTCCGTTATGTGGGCTGGCTCATAGGCGCGGCCTAAAAAGCTTGCATTTCTTGTGAGAATATATTTTGGAAAATCTTTTTCAAAAATTGTtaaaaaaataaatatgatatattGTAAAAATATGTTAAAGTCAATATAAATGGTCATATATAGAAGTGTATAATTAAATGGTGATTTCACACttaaatttatataaaaaatatatacaCAATTTAAATAGCTCATGTATGCAATAAAATGCTCATCtcatatttttctaactaattaatGTTCATGGATTTAAAGAAACATTCATACACAtgaaatgttcatcgtgtatttaAATAATGTTCATGTATACACATAAAAGTCtgtaaataaaaaaatgaaatttttTAATAAATAAAATCTGAAAGAAAGAATAACTAGAAGAAACTAATGGAAAAATAGAAAcagaagaaaatagaaaaaaatgcaTCCATCCAaaggaaaacaaaacagaaatagaaagactATCGAGACCAGATGTAAATCATTGTGTGTAAAACAGTGATGCTCTGGCCCGCCGCACACATGGCTAGGTACGAAACATTGATAATCTCTAGAAGGCGCCCTTCTCGGGCTGGCCCAACCGGGATCTTAGTGGTGTGAGCCAGACCTGCCTCGATCACTTGGGATTTCATGATGTTGTTGTTAGACAATGCAGGTGGGATTGCCCTTGCAGTGGTATTCCTATCCCACCATGATCTCCTCGATTGCGTTGAACCAGGCAAGGGGGGCATGGAGTTTTATTTCTACGGGAAAGGAGGACATGGACATGATAGTCCTCGATTGTCCAATCCCACTCGAGCACTAGTAACAATTGCCTCGTGTCATACCTGTGTGATATGTCATAGAAAGACTTTGAAGACAATGGTTCACCTATTCATTCATTGCCCTTTTGCACAGATGTGCTAGCACTATGTTTTCCCTTCATGGACCCCCACTCATTCAGGCATATACGATGAAGTTGCCCAGCTTAACAAGTTTCTCAATGTATCCTTTTCTTTGTAAATCATCATCTTGGTTTCATGGGCCATCTGGACTATGAGGAATAACTTTATCGTTAAGGGCATCTCCCAAGTCTATATATTTGCAAGCGCAAAATTATAGAGGAACTATAGTGGATCACTTACGGGGCCAGAGGAATGAATACAGTTTTGGCTGATTGGGTGAAAGATTTTAGATGATCATTTGTACTGTATCTGTTGtattttttgttctttgttttcaACCTAGGCATGTATAGTTTTTTTTGGAACCTTGCTTTGTATGATTTATTTGAAATTAATAAATATACGCAGTGGAGTCCTGTTGTTTCCCTTAAAAACTATTGCCATGCATCCCCTTTCGCTCGTGGAACTTAGCCGCGAATGACAAACACAATGAACGATCACAATTATGTCAATCCCAAGTGTTTGTATCAATGCAGGATGGAATGGAGACCCCTCACAACTTGAGTGCTTGTCACACTCTCACCTCATGCTAGTTGATCATTTTGGAGAATGAAAAATATCTAAGATGACAAGAGCAGAGAAATCATTTCAGCCAACTAACAAGGCATGTTATGAATGCATATGAACCGCTATTAAAAGTAAGAACCAGGCAACACATGGCTATATAAAACCGCCACGGCTTATTAATTGCTCATATAATAGAGTCAACTATTAGGTTAGTCTTTTTTTTCTTACTTTCTGTATGTCTCTTCTCTCATTTAATGTTTTTAACTAAGAGCATGCGTGGTTTTTGCATGTGAGCA
This window contains:
- the LOC123130383 gene encoding protein DMP5-like codes for the protein MPAPAQQSSPRQAPPPTGVLPPADKTLSSASDLLKLLPTGTVLAFQALAPSFSNNHGVCHAANRCLVLALIGGCAASCVLLSFTDSLVGRDGRLYYGAATLGGFYPFNFTGTRGERDAVFKDLSRFRVTPMDLVHAVVSALVFLAVAFADAGIQGCLFPDARTDTRELLVNLPLAAGFLASMVFMIFPTTRKSIGYTDMMPHSQ